A window of the Dromaius novaehollandiae isolate bDroNov1 unplaced genomic scaffold, bDroNov1.hap1 HAP1_SCAFFOLD_40, whole genome shotgun sequence genome harbors these coding sequences:
- the LOC135326764 gene encoding olfactory receptor 6E1-like, whose protein sequence is MGNTTIIFLVHVDQRLQTPMYFFISSLAFLEIWFTSSTTITLLVTLSSGRRTISLSSCFAQSYFYFALGFTEFALLVVMSFDRYVAICQPLHYAAIMKQQLCTHLVVAAWVVGFTLASYHLVLLSKLTFCSPNKIHHFFCDNSPLFKLSCSDTSLLWKADSILILFVVLGSLCLITVSYMSIFRCILHMPAVSGRKKAFATCSSHLTSLAIVYGSCIVLYARPSEDVSLETNRVVALLNTVLYPFLNPFIYSLRNKPVKLALKEVLGRAKVRLFPQLWCFSGQQF, encoded by the coding sequence ATGGGGAACACAACAATCATTTTCCTCGTGCATGTGGATCAGCGCCTGCAAACCcctatgtactttttcatcagcagtctggcattcctggaaatctggtttacatcctccacaaccaTCACATTGCTGGTGACTTtgagctctggtaggagaacaatctccttaagcagctgctttgcccaatcctatttctattttgccctgggttttacagagtttgctctgcttgttgtcatgtcctttgaccgctacgttgccatctgccagcctttgcattatgctgccatcatgaagcagcagctctgcacccacctggtTGTTGCTGCATGGGTCGTAGGCTTCACACTCGCGAGTTaccacctggtcctgctctcaaagctgactttctgtagTCCCAACAAGATCCACcactttttttgtgacaactcccCCTTATTCaagctgtcctgctctgacaccagcctgctttggaaagcagactctattttgatattgtttgtagtgctgggttccttatgtctAATCACGGTGTCCTACATGAGCATCTTCcgctgtattctgcacatgccagcagtgtctgggaggaagaaagcttttgctacgtgttcttcccatctcaccaGCTTAGCCATtgtatatggaagctgcattgttctctatgcacggccctcagaagatgtttccttggagaccaacagagttgtagctttgctgaacactgtcctgtacccattcttaaaccccttcatctacagtctcagaaacaagcctgtgaaactggccctgaaggAAGTCCTTGGCCGTGCGAAGGTTCGGCTTTTTCCCCAGCTATGGTGCTTCTCGGGACAGCAATTCTAA